The Brassica oleracea var. oleracea cultivar TO1000 chromosome C6, BOL, whole genome shotgun sequence genomic interval AACCAATCATCAACAACATCATTATAATCATCAGATCTTTGACTCAAACCCCAACAGGGGGATGATGATTGACTTTTCTAAGCAGCATCAGATTAGGATGAAGAGTGGGATGGATCATTATCATCACCAGCCAAGTGGTGGTACTGATCAGAATAATGTTTTAGAAGACTCTTCTTCCTCCATGAGACTATGTAATGTTAATAATGTAAAAGCCGGAAAACCGGACCGATGTAAACGATATAATAAAAGCGAAGTTAAGGAAATAGACGAATATAGAAAAACGAATACGAGGACGATAAGAAACCGTATTCGCAAATAGACATGGAGGCGAGATATGATCTCTTTCCTTAACTCAAAATATTCGCTCCGTTAGTGAGACGGGACTGTACGAATATAGAGTCCCAGGATACAACCATGGCAGACGAATCACGCCTCACTCGTGATCGCCCTATCGAACTATAAACTCTACGAAACACTCTCGCAATATAGACTTACGCAGAGGGATTTTTTGCTGTTGGATTTCGATCAAGGAAAAAAATTCCTGAAATGAAGGAAGAGGAGAGACGATATTTTAAAGAGCCGGAGAAGACCCACTTCCCGCAACAGCTGCTGCACGTGGGCGAGAATCTCGCGGAGATCNNNNNNNNNNNNNNNNNNNNNNNNNNNNNNNNNNNNNNNNNNNNNNNNNNNNNNNNNNNNNNNNNNNNNNNNNNNNNNNNNNNNNNNNNNNNNNNNNNNNNNNNNNNNNNNNNNNNNNNNNNNNNNNNNNNNNNNNNNNNNNNNNNNNNNNNNNNNNNNNNNNNNNNNNNNNNNNNNNNNNNNNNNNNNNNNNNNNNNNNNNNNNNNNNNNNNNNNNNNNNNNNNNNNNNNNNNNNNNNNNNNNNNNNNNNNNNNNNNNNNNNNNNNNNNNNNNNNNNNNNNNNNNNNNNNNNNNNNNNNNNNNNNNNNNNNNNNNNNNNNNNNNNNNNNNNNNNNNNNNNNNNNNNNNNNNNNNNNNNNNNNNNNNNNNNNNNNNNNNNNNNNNNNNNNNNNNNNNNNNNNNNNNNNNNNNNNNNNNNNNNNNNNNNNNNNNNNNNNNNNNNNNNNNNNNNNNNNNNNNNNNNNNNNNNNNNNNNNNNNNNNNNNNNNNNNNNNNNNNNNNNNNNNNNNNNNNNNNNNNNNNNNNNNNNNNNNNNNNNNNNNNNNNNNCTAGGGATCGATCTTGAAATACAAAGGAAGCGATGGGAGACATAACAACTGTGTCATCGAAACCTAGAGAAGGTGGACCTTCGTCCATAAGCTGCCCTATGCTAAACGCAACTAATTACACCGTCTGGTCAATCATGATAAAGGTTCTGCTCAAGGTACACAAAGTATGGGAGGTTATTGAGCATGAATCGGACGATGTAGAGAAGAATAATATGGCGACAGCCTTACTGTTCCAATCTATACCTGAAACACTTATATTGCAAGTAGGAGAATTGGACACAGCAAGGAAAGTTTGGGAAGCCATTAAATCACGGAATATGGGTGCAGATCGAGTTCGGGAAGCTCGACTTCAGACTCTCATGTCTGAAACAGATTGAAGATGAAAGATGGGGATAAAATTGATGACTTTGTTGGGAAGATATCGGAAATCTCGTCCAAATCAACTGCACAAGGAGCAACTATTGAAGAAACCAAGCTAGTCAAGAAATTTCTTTCAAGTCTTCCTCGAAAGAAATATATACATATTGTGGCTTCCTTAGAGCAAGTTCTTGATTTGAACACCACGACTTTTGAGGATATTATTGGACGTTTAAAGACGTATGAGGAACGGGTTGCTGACGAAGAAGAAGAAGAAGCACAAGACAACCAAAAGCTTATGTATGCAAATTCAGAGAATCAGTCTGCCTCCTCAAACCAAAATCGTGACTATCATGGCTATTACATAGGACGAGGAAGAGGAGGACGTTACTATAATAGGGGCAGAGGACGAGGACGTTACAACGACAGATATCAGAACGAGTTTGATATGAAAAAGATCACTTGCTACCGGTGCGACAAAAACGGCCACTATGCAGCAACGTGTCCTGATCGATTGCTTAAGCTGCAAGAAGCAACTGAAACTAAAAAAGATGACACTACAGAGGCAGAAGAGTTGATGGTGAATGAGGTCGTATATTTAAACGAGAAGAATGTCAATCCCAAAGAGTACGAGACAAACACAGACAACGTTTGGTACCTAGACAACGGTGCAAGTAACCACATGACAGGAAACCGAAACTATTTTAAATCTATCGATGAGTCAATCACGGGGAAGGTACGATTTGGAGATGACTCACGCATAGATATAAAAGGCAAAGGCTCTATCTTATTCTGTAGCAAGGACGGAGGAAAGAAGATCTTGGCTGACGTCTATTTTATACCGGATCTTAAAAGCAACATAATTAGTCTCGGACAAGCCACTGAAACGGGCTATGATATCAGAATGAAGGATGACTATTTGATGCTACGCGACAGAGATGGAAGACTTATAGCGAGGGCAAAGAGGTCTAGAAATCGTCTATACAAGGTCCTCATTGACATCGTGGAATCGAGATGTTTGCAGACTGCAGCTCTATTAAGTGATTCTGCTAAATGGCACGCACGGTTGGGGCACGTAGGAAGAGATTCTATGAGCAGAATGATCAGTAAAGGGATGGTTCTCGGCATACCCAACATCACGATCGAGAAAGATGTATGCTCGTCATGTTTGCTTGGTAAACAAACAAGGCATTCATTCCCGCAAGCTACTGCTTTTCGTGCTGAAAATTTACTTGAGCTGATTCACGGTGACCTCTGTGGACATATCACACCTCCTACACCTTCAAGGAAAAGATATATATTCGTACTTATCGACGACCATTCTCGATACATGTGGTCAATTCTTCTTAGTAAGAAGGGAGAAGCTTTTGAGAAATTCAGAAGGTTCAAGGCTGTGGTTGAAAAGGAGACAGGAGCTACAATCAAAACCTTTAGAACAGACCGAGGTGGTGAATTTGTTTCATAGGAGTTCCAAACTTTTTGCGAGAAGTCAGGGATAAATAGACATTTGACGGCTCCATACTCTCCTCAACAAAACGGAGTGGTAGAAAGACGAAACAGAACTCTATTAGGTATGACGAGGAGCATCTTAAAACATACGGAGTGTCCAAGCTATCTATGGGGAGAGGCTGTGAGACATGCTACATATCTTATCAACAGAGTTTCTACTCGCGTACTCATCTCCCAAACTCCATACGAAGCCTTGAAGAATAAGAAACCCAACGTTGAGCATATACGTGTTTTTGGGTCTATTGGTTTCGCAAAATTAATGTCTCCACATCTTAAGAAGTTAGATGATCGCTCTCAAGCACTTGTGCATCTTGGCACTGAACCAGGGTCAAAAGCCTATCGATTGTATGATCCCACTACACGCAAAATAATTGTGAACAGAGACGTTATTTTCGATAAGAATAAGATGTGGAATTGGAGCAATACTGAAGCTACTAAGGTTACACCAGGAAGTTTTAGTATTACCTTCGGCGAGTTTGGGAACCAAGGAGTTAGTAGAGATGATAATAGTGTCGAAGGAGGAGAAAATAAAGAAGCCGATAATACAGAGCATCAAACCCTACCTGGTCTTGATGAAGAGGAAGATGACATAGAAGCTAGTGATCATGATGAAGATGTGTTAAGGAGATCGACAAGAGAAAGAAAGAAGCCGGCTTATTTGGATGACTATATACTACTAGCCGAAGTTGATGGTGAGAGACTTCTCTTATCTATCAATAATGAGCCATGGGATTTCGATGAGGCAAAAGAAGAAAAGGTATGGAGAGATGCTTGTGAAGATGAAATAGCCTCCATAGTCAAAAACAAGACATGGGATTTGGTTGATCTTCCAGCTGGTGCAAAGGCTATTGGCCTTAAGTGGGTTTTTAAGATTAAACGCAACTCTGATGGGAGCATAAACAAGTACAAAGCGAGGCTTGTAGCAAAGGGTTATATTCAAAGACATGGTGTTGATTTTGATGAAGTTTTCGCATCTGTAGCACGCATTGAGACAGTAAGATTTCTGATCGCTTTAGCANNNNNNNNNNNNNNNNNNNNNNNNNNNNNNNNNNNNNNNNNNNNNNNNNNNNNNNNNNNNNNNNNNNNNNNNNNNNNNNNNNNNNNNNNNNNNNNNNNNNNNNNNNNNNNNNNNNNNNNNNNNNNNNNNNNNNNNNNNNNNNNNNNNNNNNNNNNNNNNNNNNNNNNNNNNNNNNNNNNNNNNNNNNNNNNNNNNNNNNNNNNNNNNNNNNNNNNNNNNNNNNNNNNNNNNNNNNNNNNNNNNNNNNNNNNNNNNNNNNNNNNNNNNNNNNNNNNNNNNNNNNNNNNNNNNNNNNNNNNNNNNNNNNNNNNNNNNNNNNNNNNNNNNNNNNNNNNNNNNNNNNNNNNNNNNNNNNNNNNNNNNNNNNNNNNNNNNNNNNNNNNNNNNNNNNNNNNNNNNNNNNNNNNNNNNNNNNNNNNNNNNNNNNNNNNNNNNNNNNNNNNNNNNNNNNNNNNNNNNNNNNNNNNNNNNNNNNNNNNNNNNNNNNNNNNNNNNNNNNNNNNNNNNNNNNNNNNNNNNNNNNNNNNNNNNNNNNNNNNNNNNNNNNNNNNNNNNNNNNNNNNNNNNNNNNNNNNNNNNNNNNNNNNNNNNNNNNNNNNNNNNNNNNNNNNNNNNNNNNNNNNNNNNNNNNNNNNNNNNNNNNNNNNNNNNNNNNNNNNNNNNNNNNNNNNNNNNNNNNNNNNNNNNNNNNNNNNNNNNNNNNNNNNNNNNNNNNNNNNNNNNNNNNNNNNNNNNNNNNNNNNNNNNNNNNNNNNNNNNNNNNNNNNNNNNNNNNNGAGGGATACAGTGATAGTAGTCATAATGTGGACGAGGATGATGGAAGAAGCACGGCTGGGTATATCTTCTACTGTGGCGACTGTCCTATCAGCTGGAGTTCTCAGAAACAAGAAACATTCGCATTATCTTCATGTGAGGCTGAGTTCATGGCAGGAACAGAGGCAGCAAAACAGGCTATTTGGCTTCAAGAATTATTGGGAGAGATAACTGGAAGAGAGTGTGAGAAGGTGTCGATCAATATAGATAACAAATCTGCCATAGCCTTGACGAAAAATCCGGTGTTTCATGGTCGTAGCAAACATATTCATCGACGGTTTCATTTCATTCGTGAATGCGTAGATAACGAGATGATTGAAGTACATCATGTTCCTGGGATCAAGCAAAGAGCTGACATCTTAACTAAAGCTTTGGGAAGGATTAAATTCAAGGATATGAGAGATCTAATAACAGTCCAAGATGTGAAGACAAATGACTTCAAGCTTAAAGGGGAGATTGTTGGAGTAAGCTCGAAATTAACTTGAGAAGCAAGTAATCTAATTCTATTGAATTATAGAATAGAAAATTATCTATTTTGTTATACCTAATGAATTTAGGAAATTTGATTTATATATAAAGAGATGCAAGGATGTTGCGTAACTTATGAGTTTTGAGATTGAATTTGAGAGCTTGAGGTTTTGAGTAAGTTTCCTCAAAAGATTAATAAGAGTGATTCTTATTTGTGAGTTCTTGAGATTCTATACAAGTCAAGGTCTTTCTTTTTCTCTCTCCTCCTCAAATCCTACGAGCATCAGTCTCCAGTCGTTCAACATCCAACCCCAACAACAACAAGAGTATCCTGGAAAATTAAGGCATCATCAGAATCTCCCACACAGCCAGATGATGATGATGAATAGTCACCACCAAAACAACAACAGCAATCATCATCAGTTTCAGATTGGGATTTCCATGTATTTGGGTGCAGCTCAAGAGCTACTGACTGAGTTTTGCAGTCTTGGAGTAAAGGAAAGTGATGATCAAGTGATGATGATGAAACATAAGAGGAAGCAGAAAGGCAAACAACAAGAAGATTGGGATAGAAGTAACAACAACAATGATCAACACGACCAATCTGCCACAACTTCTTTAAAGAAACATGTTCCACCACTTCACTCTCTCGAGTTCATGGAGCTTCAAAAAAGAAAAGCCAAATTGCTCGCCATGCTTGAAGAGGTATCTATTCACTTTACTATCAAAACTATTCATGGGCTTGGTAAAAAATCTAATATTTTTAATTTGTTATCATCTTAGTTTAAAGATAAAAACGTTTAATACCCTACCCGTCTAATGTTTTAACATTAAAACGATTCATGGTCTTCTTAGAAAACTAATATATTTTTATTTGGTTTCAACTTATGCCCAAATTGTAAATTATCCTAAATCTTGAATCAATACATTTCATGGGTTTGTTACAAAGGTAATCTTTTTTTTTTTAATTTGTTTCAGCTCATTCCTAAAAATGTAAAATAATCATAAAGTTTCTATTTTCGATTCTTAATTATGGTCCATATATATTTTCTTAAAGACACAAAATAATTTTATTTAAAAGATAAAAAGATTCCTTTTTGTCTTCATTCCTTCATGAATTCTCTTCGAAAACAAGTTCGATCGTTACACTACGAAAAGATTAACCCTTTTAATTCCTTTACGCATTATATCCTTTTTATATAGAGCCAAAATAAATTTATTTTCTTTGCTTTTGATCTAATATGGAGACTCTAGTGGTCCTCAATATTAATAGCAATCAATTCCATCATCATAAGCCATAACGAGTTGTTTCTTTTACATGAATACTCAATTCTATGAATAACATTTATACGGTGTGGTTGAAATCTCTTTATTTGGAAAAGCTTAAAAGAAAATATGGACATTACCGAGAGAAAATGAGACTTGCAGTAGCAGGATTTGAGGCGACGGTTGGGCTAGGAGCGGCGGAGATGTACACGGCGTTAGCGTCGAGGGCAATGTCTAGGCATTTCCGGTGTTTAAAAGACGGACTTGTGGGGCAGATTCAAGCAACTAGTCAAGCTTTAGGAGAAAGAGACGAGGATAATCGTTGGGTCTCAAATGCGGCACGAGGGGAAACTCCACGGCTGAGATTGCTCGATCAAGCTTTAAGGCAACAGAAATCATATAGACAAATAAGTCTTATGGAAGCTCATCCTTGGCGTCCACAACGTGGTTTGCCTGAACGCGCGGTCACGACGTTAAGAGCCTGGCTCTTTGAGCACTTTCTTCACCCGTAAGTTACACACACTCTTGCATTATATATATATATATATAACTATTACTCAACGAAAATGCGAACTATAGGTATGAATTTAATCATGTTTTACTATTTACCAAATAATCAGAAGTTAAGTGTCTTTTTAATTAATTAGTCATTGTGGAGTCAAAGAGTTTTAAACAAAGTCAGCATAACCTAGTTTGAAAGTTTTAAATGGGTGTTCAATCCGGATATCGGTTCGGTTTCGGTTCGGTTTTTTTGGTTTTTCGGTATTTCGGTTAACAAAATAGAACTACCATTCTAAATCCATATTTACTTCGGTTCGGTTCGGTTTATATACCATCGGTTTTTGGTTTATTCGGCTTTATACCAAAAAACATAATTATTTAGTTTGCCATCATATTATATGAATTTTAGATTCATGTTGTCAACGCAATTATTTATTAAACAAATATTAAATGCTTAAATAAAATAACAAAAAAAGGCTTTTAGCATCTAATAAAATAATCAACTCTAGAGCTAAAATCAAACTTCGAAATTTTGAAAATAAAAATAAAAAATAAAACAGAAGCATGAAGCACGAAAGAAAAGTT includes:
- the LOC106296860 gene encoding homeobox protein BEL1 homolog isoform X2 yields the protein MMMMNSHHQNNNSNHHQFQIGISMYLGAAQELLTEFCSLGVKESDDQVMMMKHKRKQKGKQQEDWDRSNNNNDQHDQSATTSLKKHVPPLHSLEFMELQKRKAKLLAMLEELKRKYGHYREKMRLAVAGFEATVGLGAAEMYTALASRAMSRHFRCLKDGLVGQIQATSQALGERDEDNRWVSNAARGETPRLRLLDQALRQQKSYRQISLMEAHPWRPQRGLPERAVTTLRAWLFEHFLHPYPSDVDKHILARQSGLSRSQVSNWFINANS
- the LOC106296860 gene encoding homeobox protein BEL1 homolog isoform X1, giving the protein MMMMNSHHQNNNSNHHQFQIGISMYLGAAQELLTEFCSLGVKESDDQVMMMKHKRKQKGKQQEDWDRSNNNNDQHDQSATTSLKKHVPPLHSLEFMELQKRKAKLLAMLEELKRKYGHYREKMRLAVAGFEATVGLGAAEMYTALASRAMSRHFRCLKDGLVGQIQATSQALGERDEDNRWVSNAARGETPRLRLLDQALRQQKSYRQISLMEAHPWRPQRGLPERAVTTLRAWLFEHFLHPYPSDVDKHILARQSGLSRSQSGHNDNSNQGTASCGSTFDFSSYGNQGGAHDVSLTLGLQTGGMSLALSPVTAQGGPLYYGRDHIGRIGSIYTVDVG
- the LOC106296860 gene encoding homeobox protein BEL1 homolog isoform X3, with translation MMMMNSHHQNNNSNHHQFQIGISMYLGAAQELLTEFCSLGVKESDDQVMMMKHKRKQKGKQQEDWDRSNNNNDQHDQSATTSLKKHVPPLHSLEFMELQKRKAKLLAMLEELKRKYGHYREKMRLAVAGFEATVGLGAAEMYTALASRAMSRHFRCLKDGLVGQIQATSQALGERDEDNRWVSNAARGETPRLRLLDQALRQQKSYRQISLMEAHPWRPQRGLPERAVTTLRAWLFEHFLHPYPSDVDKHILARQSGLSRSQLGYGNQ